A single region of the Bacteroides luhongzhouii genome encodes:
- a CDS encoding MFS transporter, with protein MPSYPKNYPFYSWMPKPLGIIILLFFFLPILTVGGVYSVNSTEMMSGLGIISEHIQFANFVTSIGMAAFAPFLYQLVCVRREKMMCIVGFAFMYIFSYICAKTDSVFLLALCSLLTGFLRMVLMMVNLFTLIWYAGGMEATRNITPGLEPKDTAGWNKLDIERCVSQPAVYLFFMILGQSGTALTAWLSFEYEWKYVYYFMMGILLISILLLFITMPNYKFPGRFPINFRKFGNVTAFCISLTCLTYVLVYGKVLDWYDDESIRWATAVSILFAGAFLYMDVTRRSPYVLLDAFKLRTIRMGALLYLLLMVINSSAMFVNVFAGVGMHLDNLQNASLGNWCMVGYAVGAVIAMVLGGKGLHFKYLFAMGFFFLSLSAVFMYFEVQTAGVYERLKYAVIIRATGMMILYALTAAYANQRMPFKYLSTWICIMLTVRMVVGPSIGGAIYTNVLQERQQHYITRYAQNVDLLNPDASTSFLGTVQGMKYQGKSETEARNMAAISTKGRIQVQATLSALKEMAGWTIYGGLICMIFVLVVPYPKRKLLT; from the coding sequence ATGCCCTCTTATCCTAAAAATTATCCTTTCTATAGCTGGATGCCCAAGCCGTTGGGTATTATCATTCTGTTATTCTTCTTTCTGCCGATTCTTACGGTAGGCGGGGTTTATTCGGTGAATAGCACCGAAATGATGAGCGGGCTTGGCATTATATCCGAGCATATCCAGTTTGCCAATTTTGTAACTTCTATTGGTATGGCAGCCTTTGCGCCTTTCCTATATCAGTTGGTGTGTGTACGGCGGGAGAAGATGATGTGTATTGTCGGGTTTGCGTTCATGTATATATTCAGTTATATCTGTGCAAAGACAGACAGCGTTTTTCTGTTGGCGCTTTGTAGTCTTCTGACGGGTTTCTTGCGTATGGTACTGATGATGGTCAATCTGTTCACACTCATTTGGTATGCGGGTGGAATGGAAGCTACCCGCAATATAACTCCGGGCTTGGAGCCGAAAGATACTGCCGGTTGGAATAAATTGGACATTGAAAGATGTGTGAGTCAGCCGGCTGTTTATCTGTTTTTTATGATTCTGGGACAGTCAGGCACAGCATTGACGGCTTGGCTGTCCTTTGAATATGAGTGGAAATATGTGTATTACTTTATGATGGGGATTCTTTTGATCTCTATTTTGCTCCTGTTTATTACCATGCCGAATTATAAGTTTCCCGGAAGGTTTCCTATTAATTTCCGTAAGTTCGGCAATGTCACTGCATTTTGCATCTCGCTGACTTGTCTCACGTATGTGCTGGTTTATGGAAAAGTACTCGACTGGTATGATGACGAATCTATCCGTTGGGCGACAGCTGTAAGTATTCTTTTTGCGGGAGCTTTTCTTTATATGGACGTAACGCGCCGGTCGCCTTATGTTTTGCTGGATGCGTTCAAACTGCGTACTATACGTATGGGAGCATTACTTTACTTATTATTGATGGTGATAAACTCCAGTGCTATGTTTGTCAATGTGTTTGCAGGAGTGGGGATGCATCTCGATAATCTGCAGAATGCTTCATTAGGTAATTGGTGTATGGTAGGTTACGCTGTTGGTGCCGTGATTGCTATGGTGTTGGGAGGTAAAGGATTACATTTTAAGTATCTGTTTGCGATGGGATTCTTCTTCCTGTCTTTATCAGCTGTTTTCATGTATTTCGAGGTGCAGACAGCAGGAGTTTACGAGCGTCTGAAATATGCAGTTATCATCCGTGCCACAGGCATGATGATTCTGTATGCGTTGACGGCAGCTTATGCCAATCAACGTATGCCTTTTAAATATCTTTCCACTTGGATCTGTATTATGCTTACCGTACGTATGGTTGTGGGACCGAGTATTGGCGGAGCAATTTATACAAATGTTTTGCAGGAACGGCAGCAACACTATATCACCCGTTATGCGCAAAATGTGGACCTGCTTAATCCGGATGCTTCCACTTCCTTCCTCGGTACGGTACAGGGTATGAAATATCAGGGAAAGAGTGAGACGGAAGCCCGTAACATGGCTGCTATATCTACTAAAGGGCGTATTCAGGTGCAGGCCACGCTCTCTGCACTCAAAGAGATGGCGGGATGGACAATTTATGGTGGATTAATTTGTATGATATTTGTGCTTGTTGTTCCTTATCCTAAACGAAAATTGCTAACTTAG
- a CDS encoding HlyD family secretion protein, producing the protein METMENNIPSATHQEKAKKMKKLRRWQIAISLLGVAIIVWGVIEVICLFLNYSQTETSNDAQIEQYVSPINLRASGYIDKIYFTEHQEVHKGDTLLILDDREYKIRVMEAEAALKDAQAGATVINATLNTTQTTASVYDASIAEIEVRLAKLEKDRKRYENLVKRNAATPIQLEQIVTDYEATHKKLEATKRQKKAALSGVDEVSYRRMNTEAAIQRATAALEMARLNLSYTVVIAPCNGKLGRRSLEEGQFISAGQTVTYILPDTQKWIVANYKETQIENLHIGQEVFVTVDAISDKEFKGKVTSISGATGSKYSLVPTDNSAGNFVKIQQRIPVRIDFTDLSKEDNERLAAGMMVVVKAKL; encoded by the coding sequence ATGGAAACAATGGAAAATAACATTCCTTCCGCTACTCATCAGGAGAAAGCAAAAAAAATGAAGAAACTTCGTCGCTGGCAGATTGCTATCAGCCTTCTCGGAGTGGCTATTATTGTTTGGGGAGTGATTGAAGTGATCTGCCTTTTTTTGAATTATAGCCAGACGGAGACTAGTAACGATGCACAAATAGAACAATATGTGTCTCCTATCAATCTACGTGCCTCGGGTTACATTGACAAAATCTACTTTACAGAACATCAGGAGGTACATAAAGGAGATACTTTGCTGATACTGGATGATCGTGAATATAAAATCCGCGTAATGGAAGCTGAAGCTGCCTTGAAAGATGCGCAAGCCGGTGCGACAGTCATCAATGCAACACTCAATACCACGCAGACAACAGCATCTGTTTATGATGCGTCTATTGCCGAAATTGAAGTACGGTTGGCGAAACTGGAAAAAGACCGGAAACGGTATGAGAACCTCGTGAAACGAAATGCGGCTACTCCTATCCAACTTGAACAGATCGTCACTGATTATGAAGCTACGCATAAGAAACTGGAAGCTACGAAAAGGCAGAAAAAAGCAGCTCTTTCCGGTGTAGATGAAGTGTCCTACCGTCGCATGAATACCGAAGCGGCCATTCAAAGAGCAACAGCTGCGCTTGAAATGGCCCGGTTGAATCTTTCCTATACGGTTGTAATAGCTCCTTGTAACGGAAAGCTCGGCCGCCGCTCATTAGAGGAAGGACAGTTTATTTCGGCAGGGCAGACCGTCACCTATATTCTTCCTGATACCCAGAAATGGATCGTTGCCAATTATAAGGAGACACAAATCGAGAATCTGCATATCGGACAGGAAGTATTTGTCACAGTAGATGCCATTAGCGATAAAGAGTTTAAAGGCAAAGTCACCTCTATATCAGGAGCTACCGGGTCTAAATATTCATTAGTGCCGACGGATAATTCGGCAGGTAACTTTGTGAAGATTCAGCAACGTATTCCCGTACGAATCGATTTCACCGATTTGTCGAAAGAAGATAACGAACGATTAGCCGCAGGCATGATGGTAGTAGTGAAAGCCAAACTCTAA